In a single window of the Gossypium hirsutum isolate 1008001.06 chromosome A13, Gossypium_hirsutum_v2.1, whole genome shotgun sequence genome:
- the LOC107894152 gene encoding bifunctional epoxide hydrolase 2: MEKIQHNHVQAKGLKLHVAQIGTGPKVVAFLHGFPEIWYSWRHQMVAVANAGYRAISIDFRGYGLSEHPSEPEKATFNDFVDDVVAVLDSLGITKAHLVAKDFGAFVAAMVGILHPDRVSTIILLGVPFLLPGLSPLQSQLHLIPPGFYMLRWMVPGGAEADFGRFDTKTVIRKVYIMFSGSLPPVAADNQEIMELIDSSAPLPGWLSEEDLAEYGSLYEKSGFRTALQVPYRTMMLPCGLDDGKIRASGLVIMGEKDYIMKFPGLEDYIRSGKVKEFVPNLDVTFLAQGTHFVQEQLPKEVNHLIISFLNKHCE, translated from the exons ATGGAAAAGATTCAGCACAACCATGTACAAGCTAAAGGACTAAAGCTTCATGTTGCCCAGATTGGAACTG GTCCCAAAGTGGTGGCATTCTTGCATGGGTTCCCGGAAATTTGGTATTCATGGAGGCACCAGATGGTTGCGGTGGCTAATGCTGGCTATCGAGCTATTTCCATTGATTTTAGGGGCTATGGACTCTCAGAGCATCCATCAGAACCAGAGAAGGCAACCTTtaatgattttgttgatgatgtcGTTGCCGTTCTCGACTCTTTGGGCATCACTAAG GCGCATCTTGTTGCCAAGGATTTTGGGGCCTTTGTAGCAGCCATGGTGGGCATACTTCACCCTGATAGAGTGTCCACCATCATTTTACTAGGCGTTCCTTTCCTGCTACCAGGTCTCTCTCCACTCCAGTCTCAACTTCATCTCATTCCACCAGGCTTTTATATGCTAAGATGGATG GTGCCAGGAGGAGCTGAAGCAGATTTTGGCCGCTTTGACACAAAGACGGTTATTCGCAAGGTTTATATTATGTTCTCTGGAAGTTTACCCCCGGTTGCTGCTGATAATCAAGAGATAATGGAATTGATCGACTCATCTGCACCTCTCCCAGGATGGTTGAGCGAGGAGGATCTTGCAGAATATGGTTCTTTATACGAGAAAAGTGGATTCCGCACGGCACTGCAAGTTCCATACAG GACTATGATGCTGCCCTGTGGGCTGGATGATGGGAAAATCAGAGCTTCAGGACTTGTGATCATGGGAGAGAAGGACTATATCATGAAATTCCCAGGGCTGGAAGACTATATCAGGAGCGGCAAAGTCAAGGAGTTTGTGCCCAATTTGGATGTCACATTTTTGGCACAAGGGACCCATTTCGTCCAAGAACAACTTCCTAAGGAGGTGAATCATCTCATTATCTCCTTCCTTAACAAGCACTGCGAATAG
- the LOC121212389 gene encoding peroxisomal membrane protein 2, with product MAALNSIACRKPIVKSQSFPDFSPILPSTRLSHKTSSNLLKLNPKNRRNWVIQSVTEDKELAPKKNSHSHEHKKLLFPNGSKTLEASSSEVGGGHGDDGDGHDDVEKLSSRAINASIVLGFGTLAVSKLLTIDHDYWHGWTLYEVLRYVPEHNWIAYEQALKANPVIAKMAISGIVYSIGDWIAQCYEGKPLFDFDRTRMFRSGLVGFTLHGSLSHHYYQFCEALFPFNDWWVVPAKVIFDQTVWAAIWNSIYYVVLGFLRFESSANIYKELKATFWPMLTAGWKLWPFAHVITYGVIPVEQRLLWVDCVELIWVTILSTYSNEKSEARITEPMMDADSNSLNNPPEE from the exons ATGGCCGCTCTCAACAGTATCGCCTGCCGTAAACCCATCGTTAAATCCCAGAGTTTCCCCGATTTCTCTCCAATTCTCCCCTCCACTCGTCTCTCTCACAAAACCAGCTCAAACCTGTTAAAGCTCAACCCCAAAAACAGAAGAAATTGGGTCATTCAATCAGTCACAGAGGACAAAGAATTGGCTCCAAAGAAGAACAGTCATTCCCATGAACATAAGAAGCTTTTGTTCCCAAATGGCTCCAAAACTTTGGAGGCTTCTTCTTCAGAGGTTGGAGGCGGTCACGGTGATGATGGTGATGGCCATGATGATGTCGAGAAGTTGAGTAGTAGAGCAATCAATGCCTCTATTGTTCTTGGATTTGGCACGCTTGCTGTATCCAAGTTGCTTACAATTGATCATGATTACTGGCAT GGATGGACACTTTATGAGGTACTCCGATATGTTCCAGAACATAATTGGATTGCATACGAACAAGCTCTTAAAGCCAACCCAGTGATAGCCAAAATGGCAATAAGTGGGATAGTCTATTCAATAGGAGATTGGATTGCACAA TGTTATGAAGGAAAGCCTCTTTTCGACTTTGACCGGACACGTATGTTCAGATCGGGCCTTGTTGGATTTACTCTTCATGGATCCCTTTCTCATCATTATTACCAGTTTTGTGAG GCTCTGTTTCCTTTCAATGACTGGTGGGTGGTTCCAGCAAAAGTCATCTTTGATCAAACAGTTTGGGCTGCAATCTGGAACAGTATATATTATGTAGTTTTGGGGTTCTTGCGTTTTGAGTCCTCGGCTAATATCTATAAAGAACTGAAGGCAACATTTTGGCCTATGCTGACT GCAGGTTGGAAGCTTTGGCCATTTGCTCATGTGATTACCTATGGTGTCATACCTGTTGAACAAAGGCTCCTTTGGGTTGATTGTGTGGAGCTTATCTGGGTAACAATATTGTCAAC ttattctaatgagaaatcagaAGCACGTATAACTGAGCCAATGATGGATGCAGACTCGAATTCATTAAACAATCCTCCTGAG GAATAA